A genome region from Flavobacterium sp. CFS9 includes the following:
- a CDS encoding DUF3945 domain-containing protein, translating to MSEQSSEKIKWPEELSDILLVFDKEKKKIQAVKSIDENGKMQTVDPTDKNQNQFMRVDRNGDFFSNFFSNFLSQLKNPTNFSFFKVPLAIGVDTAKEIQQHIDNPTPKGELLMQQHEIKADGPAQDKKDNNPINKNHMEATQTNAETSEYRYKPEQIDWETMNHLGLSKEKLEKLNLLEPMLKGYKTNELVPISLNLGTAVTRLDARLSLKMNEEGEVVVAIHGIRKGPNLNYPFFGHEFSTEDKDNLLKTGNMGRVVNLTNPKTDEVLPSVISVDRLTNEVVAFRADYIKIPDEIKGVKLSEDQKQTLLEGKPLALEGMISKKGEPFDATVQFNADKRFVEFLFDRSIGGKQVQGNQQNQTGEAPKNFRGKELDEQQQQKLQDGQTVYISGLIDKKGREYNGYITLNKESGRTEFSFDNPTKMKEQAKPAEENKVQTAVNSEGKTNEATKKLQEPLRSGQSGPETQKQQEEQQAETKSRGRKM from the coding sequence ATGAGTGAACAATCCAGTGAAAAAATAAAATGGCCGGAGGAACTCTCGGACATCCTGCTTGTGTTCGATAAAGAAAAAAAGAAAATCCAGGCAGTGAAAAGCATCGATGAAAATGGAAAAATGCAGACCGTAGACCCCACAGATAAAAACCAGAACCAATTTATGAGAGTGGACAGGAACGGCGATTTCTTCTCCAATTTCTTTTCCAATTTTCTGAGCCAGCTGAAAAATCCCACCAACTTTTCATTTTTCAAGGTGCCTCTTGCCATTGGGGTCGATACGGCAAAGGAAATACAGCAGCATATAGACAATCCGACGCCAAAGGGCGAACTGCTAATGCAGCAGCATGAAATCAAAGCGGATGGGCCTGCGCAGGACAAAAAAGACAATAATCCAATAAATAAAAATCATATGGAAGCAACACAGACAAATGCCGAGACGAGCGAATACCGCTACAAGCCGGAACAGATCGACTGGGAGACCATGAACCATCTTGGGCTCAGCAAGGAAAAACTTGAGAAACTGAACCTTCTGGAGCCCATGCTCAAAGGCTACAAAACAAATGAGCTCGTGCCCATAAGCCTAAATCTCGGGACTGCCGTTACAAGGCTGGACGCCAGACTGTCCCTTAAAATGAACGAGGAAGGGGAGGTTGTCGTCGCCATACACGGCATCCGAAAAGGGCCCAACCTGAACTATCCCTTCTTCGGCCATGAGTTCAGCACGGAGGACAAGGACAACCTGCTGAAAACGGGAAACATGGGACGCGTTGTCAATCTGACCAATCCGAAGACCGACGAGGTTCTTCCTTCGGTGATCAGCGTGGACAGGCTGACCAATGAAGTAGTGGCTTTCAGGGCCGATTACATCAAAATACCCGATGAAATAAAAGGCGTAAAACTGAGTGAAGATCAAAAGCAGACCCTTTTGGAAGGAAAACCGCTGGCATTGGAAGGGATGATTTCCAAAAAAGGAGAACCGTTCGACGCGACTGTGCAGTTCAATGCCGACAAGCGCTTCGTAGAATTTCTCTTCGACAGGAGCATCGGCGGCAAACAGGTGCAGGGCAATCAACAGAACCAGACCGGGGAAGCCCCGAAAAACTTCAGGGGAAAAGAACTGGACGAGCAGCAGCAGCAGAAACTGCAGGACGGCCAGACCGTATACATCAGCGGTCTTATAGACAAGAAAGGCAGAGAGTACAACGGATACATCACTTTGAACAAGGAGAGCGGCAGGACCGAGTTTTCTTTCGACAACCCGACAAAAATGAAGGAACAGGCGAAGCCTGCTGAGGAAAACAAAGTACAGACGGCGGTGAATTCAGAGGGTAAAACCAATGAGGCGACCAAAAAGCTGCAGGAACCTTTAAGATCAGGACAGTCGGGTCCAGAGACGCAGAAACAGCAGGAAGAGCAGCAGGCTGAAACCAAGTCTAGAGGACGCAAAATGTAA
- a CDS encoding helix-turn-helix domain-containing protein: MNVERLEFMAWMERIMERFDILGEMVSESRKKNMDIDGEELLDNQDVLQMLKISSRSLQRYRSSGRLCYYSISGKIYYKLSDVQQFIRESFSAHTARKKPIGD, from the coding sequence ATGAATGTGGAGAGATTGGAATTCATGGCCTGGATGGAACGCATTATGGAGCGGTTCGACATCCTGGGCGAGATGGTCAGCGAAAGCAGGAAGAAAAATATGGACATAGACGGGGAGGAGCTGCTTGACAACCAAGATGTCCTGCAGATGCTGAAAATAAGTTCTCGCTCCCTTCAGCGCTACAGGTCTTCGGGAAGGCTCTGCTATTATTCAATCAGCGGCAAGATCTATTACAAGCTTTCGGACGTGCAGCAATTCATAAGGGAGAGTTTTTCAGCACATACCGCCAGGAAAAAGCCAATTGGAGACTAA